From a region of the Streptomyces sp. NBC_01454 genome:
- a CDS encoding NAD(P)/FAD-dependent oxidoreductase: protein MAPASAAPSHHQVLIVGGGTAGITVAARLRRAGIRGITLLEPSETHWYQPLWTLVGGGQAPLRASLRTEADVIPPGVRWLRERATAVDPTARTVTTGSGRVLSYGRLILAPGLQLDWDGVPGLSAALGHGGVSSNYRPDLAPLTWELIRRMRSGTAVFTMPSGPVKCGGAPQKIAYLAADHWRKRGVLGAIRTILVLPEPAMFKVPVFDRALTETARRYGIEVRLSSEMTRLDGAAREAEITDHGTGKTETVHYDLLHAVPPQRAPEWLANGPLADPDSPHGYVRTDRATLQHPDFPNVFVLGDVAHLPTSKTGAAIRKQAPVVVDNLLAGLRGRPATARYNGYTSCPLVTARHKMLLAEFDYDLQPTPSIPFLDTTRERTDMWFLKRYGLPQLYFKGMLKGLA, encoded by the coding sequence ATGGCTCCGGCATCCGCCGCCCCGTCCCACCACCAGGTCCTGATCGTCGGCGGCGGCACCGCGGGCATCACCGTCGCCGCCCGGTTACGACGTGCCGGCATCCGCGGCATCACCCTGCTGGAGCCCTCCGAAACGCACTGGTACCAGCCGCTGTGGACGCTGGTCGGCGGCGGCCAGGCCCCGTTGCGCGCCTCGCTGCGCACCGAGGCGGACGTCATACCGCCGGGGGTGCGCTGGCTGCGCGAGCGTGCCACCGCCGTCGACCCCACCGCCCGTACGGTCACCACCGGCTCCGGCCGGGTCCTGTCCTACGGGCGGCTGATCCTCGCCCCCGGCCTGCAACTCGACTGGGACGGGGTGCCCGGGCTGTCCGCGGCCCTCGGGCACGGCGGGGTGAGCAGCAACTACCGGCCCGATCTCGCCCCGCTCACCTGGGAGTTGATCCGCCGGATGCGGAGCGGCACGGCGGTGTTCACCATGCCGTCCGGGCCGGTGAAGTGCGGTGGCGCCCCGCAGAAGATCGCGTATCTGGCGGCCGACCACTGGCGCAAGCGCGGCGTACTGGGCGCGATCCGCACCATCCTGGTGCTGCCGGAGCCGGCGATGTTCAAGGTGCCGGTCTTCGACCGCGCGCTGACGGAGACGGCCCGGCGGTACGGCATCGAGGTGCGGCTGAGCTCCGAGATGACCCGGCTGGACGGCGCCGCCCGCGAGGCGGAGATCACGGATCACGGCACCGGCAAGACCGAGACCGTGCACTACGACCTGCTGCACGCCGTACCGCCGCAGCGCGCCCCGGAATGGCTGGCGAACGGCCCGCTCGCCGACCCCGATTCCCCGCACGGCTACGTCAGGACCGACCGGGCGACCCTCCAGCACCCGGACTTCCCGAACGTGTTCGTCCTCGGCGACGTCGCCCATCTGCCGACGTCCAAGACGGGCGCCGCGATCCGCAAGCAGGCCCCGGTCGTCGTCGACAACCTCCTCGCGGGTCTGCGCGGCCGCCCCGCCACCGCCCGCTACAACGGCTACACCTCCTGCCCCCTGGTCACCGCCCGCCACAAGATGCTGCTCGCCGAGTTCGACTACGACCTGCAGCCCACCCCCTCGATCCCCTTCCTCGACACCACCCGCGAACGCACCGACATGTGGTTCCTCAAGCGCTACGGCCTGCCACAGCTCTACTTCAAGGGGATGCTGAAGGGGCTGGCTTAG
- a CDS encoding putative quinol monooxygenase, with product MNDGFGLVVRFSLRDQEAATAFDQLCARTLTGIKAHEPDTLTYVSHVPEGDPLVRVFYELYADRAAFEAHEAQPHTRRFLAEREQHLTGVEVTFLDVVDGKVAVQP from the coding sequence ATGAACGACGGATTCGGCCTGGTTGTTCGCTTCTCGTTGAGAGACCAGGAGGCGGCAACTGCCTTTGACCAGCTGTGCGCACGGACGCTGACCGGCATCAAGGCCCATGAGCCCGACACGCTGACGTACGTGAGCCATGTCCCGGAGGGCGATCCGCTGGTCCGCGTCTTCTACGAGCTGTACGCGGACCGTGCCGCATTCGAGGCGCACGAAGCACAGCCGCACACCAGGCGCTTCCTCGCCGAACGCGAGCAGCACCTGACGGGCGTCGAGGTGACCTTCCTCGATGTCGTCGACGGAAAGGTGGCCGTGCAACCGTGA
- a CDS encoding helix-turn-helix domain-containing protein, with protein MTAQKRREFGVRVAELRRRRGLTQTELGAALGRTASWVSQVERGIQPVNRLDVLRLLADGLGVSLQILQPEAPVAAEPEATGEAPQNDLDQARLVISGHSALDVLLDPREEPRPALPELREEVERVWALTHAGRFAELSAALGPLVPRLEQASRTAPGAHRAEVHRLTARTYQALAAAFVRQNEADAAWVAADRAIRAAELAGDQLGVFVGVFRLVHAFVRLKHLDQAEHAAAAAINTLAQHAEPRSTSPEELSVLGSLHLALALVHARAGDRAAAREQIAKARVVAERVGGGRSDFNLEFGPTNVEVQAVSTAVDLGDAGEALDIAKGVDAEELSAERRARLLMDVGRAHAQRRQFGDALDALLRAEQVAPDVVRSHTAARGVIRELVLMAGRAASPELRGLAERSDAMA; from the coding sequence GTGACGGCACAGAAGCGGCGGGAGTTCGGCGTGCGGGTCGCGGAACTACGACGCCGGCGCGGTCTCACACAGACCGAGTTGGGCGCAGCGCTCGGCCGTACGGCCAGCTGGGTGTCCCAGGTGGAACGGGGAATTCAGCCGGTCAACCGCCTCGATGTGCTGCGTCTGCTGGCGGACGGCCTGGGGGTGTCACTTCAGATTCTGCAGCCCGAGGCCCCGGTTGCAGCGGAGCCCGAGGCGACAGGTGAAGCGCCGCAGAATGATCTGGACCAGGCCCGCCTGGTGATTTCGGGGCACTCCGCGCTGGATGTACTACTCGACCCACGGGAGGAACCCCGCCCGGCTCTGCCTGAGCTGCGTGAGGAGGTCGAACGCGTCTGGGCACTGACACATGCGGGCCGGTTCGCCGAGCTGAGCGCGGCGCTCGGTCCGCTGGTGCCCCGTCTGGAGCAGGCCTCCCGCACGGCACCCGGTGCACACCGGGCAGAAGTACACCGGTTGACGGCACGTACCTATCAGGCGCTGGCTGCGGCTTTCGTGCGCCAGAACGAGGCCGACGCCGCATGGGTGGCCGCTGACCGCGCCATCCGCGCGGCAGAGCTCGCGGGCGATCAGCTCGGCGTCTTCGTCGGGGTCTTCCGTCTGGTCCACGCCTTCGTCCGGCTCAAGCATCTGGATCAGGCCGAACATGCGGCTGCCGCGGCCATCAACACGCTTGCGCAGCACGCCGAGCCGCGGTCCACCAGCCCGGAAGAACTGTCGGTTCTGGGCTCGCTCCATCTTGCCTTGGCGCTGGTGCACGCCCGGGCGGGAGACCGCGCGGCAGCCCGTGAGCAGATCGCGAAGGCCCGAGTCGTGGCCGAACGGGTCGGCGGAGGGCGGAGCGACTTCAATCTGGAGTTCGGTCCTACGAATGTCGAGGTCCAGGCGGTATCCACCGCGGTGGACCTCGGAGATGCCGGGGAAGCGCTCGACATCGCCAAGGGTGTGGACGCCGAGGAGCTGTCCGCCGAGCGGCGGGCCAGGCTTCTGATGGATGTGGGACGGGCCCATGCCCAGCGACGGCAGTTCGGTGACGCCCTCGATGCGCTGCTGAGAGCAGAGCAGGTGGCCCCCGACGTGGTGCGCAGTCACACCGCTGCGCGTGGAGTCATCCGTGAACTGGTGCTGATGGCCGGGCGCGCGGCGTCGCCCGAATTGCGCGGTCTGGCCGAACGCTCCGACGCCATGGCGTGA
- a CDS encoding AMP-binding protein — MTSEHADDARERQEPQASRIALTWNGEPGRREELTHGMLLDQADRAAAALTRLGVRAGDRVAVHLPLVPESVIATLACGRLDAIRTTLPVSLTVPELAARTQESSARVLITADAAFWDGAVRPVKALLDHALARGAAAGGLRDRKVLVVNRCSRPVSWKPGRDLWWHEALGMPAVLR, encoded by the coding sequence GTGACTTCAGAGCATGCAGATGACGCCAGGGAAAGGCAAGAGCCGCAGGCGTCGCGGATCGCCCTCACCTGGAACGGAGAGCCCGGACGCCGTGAGGAGCTGACGCACGGCATGCTCCTGGACCAGGCGGACCGGGCCGCGGCCGCGCTCACCCGGCTCGGGGTACGGGCCGGCGACCGGGTCGCGGTGCATCTGCCGCTGGTCCCCGAATCCGTGATCGCCACGCTCGCCTGCGGGCGGTTGGACGCGATACGCACCACGCTGCCGGTCTCGCTGACGGTGCCCGAACTGGCCGCGAGGACCCAGGAGTCCTCGGCCCGGGTGCTGATCACGGCCGATGCGGCGTTCTGGGACGGGGCCGTACGTCCGGTGAAGGCGCTGCTGGACCATGCGCTGGCACGGGGTGCGGCCGCGGGCGGTTTGCGGGACCGGAAGGTGCTGGTGGTGAACCGGTGCTCGCGCCCGGTCTCCTGGAAGCCGGGCCGCGACCTGTGGTGGCACGAGGCCCTGGGCATGCCGGCCGTTCTCCGCTGA
- a CDS encoding GntR family transcriptional regulator, with amino-acid sequence MTTEPPDGAHEPRALDRHSPLPLWAQLFADLRRRMEAGAFHAEFPAEHRLTGEYGVSRHTVREALRKLRADGLVIAERGRASRLDTRRIQQPLGSLYSLFRELEGQGVEQRSEVLRLERTADGTIAGHLGLIPDAPLIVLERLRLADGEPLAHDTAYLPAEAAEPLLEADFGHTSLYGELSRRCGVKVTGGRERIHPFLPDIRQAWLLGLADREPAFAIERLGRAGERPVEWRETVVRGDRFTFVAEWSDNSRAVALAPRASCPSS; translated from the coding sequence ATGACGACCGAGCCGCCGGACGGCGCACACGAACCGCGCGCCCTGGACCGGCACTCGCCGCTGCCCCTGTGGGCACAGCTCTTCGCCGATCTGCGCCGCCGGATGGAAGCCGGCGCGTTCCACGCGGAGTTCCCCGCCGAGCACCGGCTCACCGGCGAGTACGGGGTCAGTCGGCACACCGTCCGCGAGGCGCTGCGCAAGCTGCGCGCCGACGGCCTGGTGATCGCCGAACGCGGCCGCGCCAGCCGGCTCGACACCCGCCGCATACAGCAGCCGCTGGGCTCGCTCTACAGCCTCTTCCGTGAGCTGGAGGGGCAGGGCGTGGAGCAGCGCAGCGAGGTGCTGCGGCTGGAGCGGACCGCGGACGGGACGATCGCCGGGCATCTGGGGCTGATCCCGGATGCGCCGCTGATCGTCCTGGAGCGGCTGCGGCTCGCGGACGGCGAACCGCTCGCCCACGACACCGCGTATCTGCCCGCCGAGGCCGCCGAGCCGCTGCTGGAGGCCGACTTCGGGCACACCTCGCTCTACGGGGAGCTGTCCCGGCGCTGCGGGGTGAAGGTCACCGGCGGCCGGGAGCGGATCCATCCGTTCCTGCCGGACATCCGGCAGGCGTGGCTGCTGGGGCTGGCCGACCGGGAGCCGGCGTTCGCCATCGAGCGGCTGGGGCGGGCCGGGGAGCGGCCCGTGGAGTGGCGCGAGACGGTGGTGCGCGGCGACCGGTTCACCTTCGTCGCGGAGTGGTCCGACAACAGCCGGGCCGTCGCCCTGGCGCCGCGGGCCTCGTGTCCGTCCTCATAG
- a CDS encoding sulfite exporter TauE/SafE family protein, which yields MSVLIAVTALPCGLVIGLLLGALGGGGSVLAVPALVYLLGQSPHEATAGALVVVTVGAVTGLMCHARAGRVRWAAGAAFGALGTAGSYLGSRWSAALDPTVLMAAFAGLMLVVAAMLLLRGLRASREADGTEPPGEAQGVPASDAVRAEPSRDPRRTAASPVSPAPPVSPAPIRPARVAATASAVGLLTGFFGVGGGFVVVPALTLVLGLEMPVAIGTSLLVILINSLTALGTRAGTGTLDWPLLAGFAACAAVGSNLGNRLTTRLRPQALTTAFAGLVTVLAVAMAAVALPHLWAP from the coding sequence GTGTCCGTCCTCATAGCCGTCACGGCGCTGCCGTGCGGGCTGGTGATCGGGCTGCTGCTGGGCGCGCTGGGCGGCGGCGGTTCGGTGCTGGCGGTGCCCGCGCTGGTCTATCTGCTGGGGCAGTCGCCGCACGAGGCGACCGCGGGCGCGCTGGTCGTCGTCACGGTCGGCGCGGTGACCGGGCTGATGTGCCATGCCCGCGCCGGGCGGGTCCGCTGGGCGGCCGGTGCGGCCTTCGGGGCGCTGGGTACGGCCGGCAGCTACCTCGGTTCCCGGTGGAGTGCGGCGCTGGATCCCACGGTGCTGATGGCGGCGTTCGCGGGTCTGATGCTCGTGGTGGCGGCGATGCTGCTGTTACGGGGGCTGCGCGCCTCGCGGGAGGCGGACGGTACGGAACCCCCGGGGGAGGCGCAGGGCGTGCCGGCATCGGATGCCGTGCGGGCCGAGCCCTCACGGGATCCCCGGAGAACGGCCGCCTCTCCCGTCTCTCCTGCCCCTCCTGTCTCTCCTGCGCCCATCCGCCCGGCCCGTGTCGCCGCGACCGCCTCCGCCGTCGGGCTGCTCACCGGCTTCTTCGGGGTCGGCGGCGGCTTCGTCGTCGTACCCGCCCTCACCCTGGTGCTGGGCCTGGAGATGCCGGTCGCCATAGGCACCTCGCTCCTGGTCATCCTCATCAACTCCCTGACCGCGCTGGGCACCCGGGCCGGCACCGGCACCCTGGACTGGCCGCTGCTGGCCGGCTTCGCGGCCTGCGCCGCGGTCGGCAGCAACCTCGGCAACCGCCTCACCACCCGCCTGCGCCCGCAGGCCCTGACCACGGCGTTCGCCGGTCTGGTCACCGTCCTCGCCGTCGCGATGGCGGCCGTCGCCCTCCCGCACCTCTGGGCCCCATGA
- a CDS encoding rhodanese-like domain-containing protein, whose amino-acid sequence MHFAQYYLDCLSQASYLIGDETTGRAVLVDPRRDTDEYVRDAEAAGLRIELVVETHIHADFLSGHLELARATGATVCFGAAAETGFPIRRLRDGERLSLGGDDGEGVTLTVLATPGHTLESICLVIREHPDDEVPFGVLTGDTLFVGDVGRPDLLSAAGHSPQDMAARLHHSLHTKLLTLPDATRVFPAHGAGSACGRSLSTETSSTIGDQRRLNYALQPMPEADFIRLVTAGQPATPGYFAHDAALNRDGHPLLEPGPPPALTLDEALTARDEQGAALLDCRPLAAYTRAHLAGSFHTSLDTRFAEYSGSVVAPGTPIVLLADPGAEQEARLRLARIGYDHVLGHLPDPAAVLERCPTLTRRSHRIRYEELAGERSRWSGGLRVAESVEGGALRGGEPADRRGVAGARPDGVQLIDVRNPAEYEAGALPGARNIPLAGLRHHIGALDPDRPVVLYCRSGNRSVIAAALLEAHGFGDVCDVVGGYEAVAAAAG is encoded by the coding sequence GTGCACTTCGCGCAGTACTACCTCGACTGTCTGTCCCAGGCGTCGTATCTGATCGGCGACGAGACCACCGGACGGGCCGTGCTCGTCGACCCGCGCCGCGACACCGACGAATACGTGCGGGACGCGGAAGCCGCCGGCCTGCGCATCGAACTCGTCGTCGAGACGCACATCCACGCCGACTTCCTCTCCGGACACCTCGAACTCGCCCGCGCCACGGGCGCCACCGTCTGCTTCGGCGCGGCCGCCGAAACCGGCTTCCCCATACGGCGGTTAAGGGACGGCGAGCGCCTCTCGCTCGGCGGGGACGACGGCGAGGGGGTCACCCTCACCGTCCTCGCCACCCCCGGCCACACCCTTGAATCCATCTGTCTGGTCATCCGCGAACACCCCGACGACGAGGTGCCGTTCGGCGTGCTGACCGGCGACACCCTCTTCGTCGGCGACGTCGGCCGCCCCGATCTGCTGTCCGCCGCGGGGCACTCCCCGCAGGACATGGCCGCCCGGCTGCACCACTCCCTGCACACGAAACTGCTGACCCTCCCGGACGCGACCCGGGTCTTTCCCGCACATGGCGCGGGCTCCGCGTGCGGCCGCAGCCTGTCCACCGAGACCAGCTCCACGATCGGCGATCAGCGACGCCTCAACTACGCCCTGCAGCCCATGCCGGAGGCCGACTTCATCCGGCTGGTCACCGCCGGACAGCCCGCCACCCCCGGCTACTTCGCGCACGACGCGGCCCTCAACCGCGACGGTCATCCCCTCCTGGAGCCCGGCCCGCCGCCCGCCCTCACCCTGGACGAGGCACTCACGGCCCGCGACGAGCAGGGCGCCGCCCTCCTCGACTGCCGCCCGCTGGCCGCCTACACCCGGGCGCACCTGGCCGGTTCGTTCCATACGAGCCTGGACACGCGGTTCGCGGAGTACAGCGGCAGCGTGGTCGCCCCGGGCACCCCCATCGTGCTGCTCGCCGACCCCGGCGCGGAGCAGGAGGCCCGCCTCCGCCTCGCCCGCATCGGCTACGACCACGTCCTGGGCCATCTGCCCGACCCCGCCGCCGTATTGGAGCGCTGCCCCACACTCACCCGCCGCAGCCATCGCATCCGCTACGAGGAACTGGCGGGGGAGCGGAGCCGGTGGAGCGGGGGGCTCCGGGTGGCGGAGAGCGTGGAGGGCGGGGCTTTGAGGGGCGGGGAGCCGGCTGATCGCCGTGGCGTGGCCGGTGCGCGGCCGGACGGTGTCCAGTTGATCGATGTCCGCAATCCGGCCGAGTACGAGGCGGGGGCCCTCCCCGGAGCCCGCAACATCCCGCTGGCCGGCCTCCGCCACCACATCGGGGCACTGGACCCGGACCGCCCGGTGGTCCTGTACTGCCGCAGCGGCAACCGGTCGGTGATCGCGGCGGCCCTGCTGGAGGCGCACGGCTTCGGGGACGTGTGCGACGTGGTGGGCGGCTATGAAGCGGTGGCGGCGGCCGCGGGGTGA
- a CDS encoding MFS transporter — MPVMPPSGQRPRLDRSARWALAALTTGACCVQLDAFALNPALPVVRDELHGSASATPWIVSGYLLATGSLMPVAGRLGDLYGRRRMLTFGAALFGVAAVLCALAPSLPVLVAARVLQGAGGALLMPAGLALLTHACPPEHGRRATGRALGLAGLATVGGPFIGGVLARYVSWRAVFWLTVPLALGAVLCARRAAESREPGARQPFDTAGAAAATGALVCLVRWLGHPVAWGWAMGAAVLGALFLRAERRSAAPLVDLALFRNRPYVALTAGGALANSATVALLYVVPWVLQQDEGWSVRDAGVAFLAPAAALAMGGPVAGRVRPTAAVPVMAGCLTAAAAALGWAAHGTGAPTLLMASTGAAVALGVAGGLALTGTQAVVRRERAGEASGVTKAVLTATAGIWLAVTGAGAGAVTGEDGTGSVAGNGPGGLTGAGAGAGAGARLALALPAAACLGAAAVLVLILVLVLMLPLHRLHKGRFGEGDKDRSTHRADPAPDEPRPGAPAAQTGPADTQPPTPGARTGNG, encoded by the coding sequence ATGCCCGTCATGCCCCCGTCCGGACAACGCCCGCGCCTGGACCGGTCGGCCCGTTGGGCGTTGGCCGCCCTCACCACCGGCGCCTGCTGCGTCCAACTGGACGCCTTCGCACTGAATCCGGCGCTGCCCGTCGTCCGCGACGAGCTACACGGGTCCGCGTCCGCCACCCCCTGGATCGTCAGCGGCTATCTGCTCGCCACCGGCTCCCTGATGCCGGTGGCCGGCCGCCTCGGTGATCTCTACGGGCGGCGCCGGATGCTGACGTTCGGTGCGGCGCTCTTCGGGGTCGCCGCCGTGCTGTGCGCGCTCGCACCATCGCTGCCGGTGCTGGTGGCGGCGCGGGTACTGCAGGGTGCGGGTGGTGCGCTGCTCATGCCCGCCGGACTCGCGCTGCTGACCCATGCCTGTCCGCCGGAACACGGGCGCCGGGCGACGGGCCGGGCACTGGGGCTGGCCGGACTGGCGACCGTGGGCGGCCCGTTCATCGGCGGTGTGCTCGCCCGGTACGTCTCCTGGCGGGCCGTCTTCTGGCTGACCGTGCCGCTTGCCCTGGGCGCCGTGCTGTGCGCCCGCCGGGCGGCGGAGTCCCGTGAACCGGGGGCCCGGCAGCCCTTCGACACCGCGGGTGCGGCCGCCGCCACGGGCGCGCTGGTCTGCCTCGTCCGCTGGCTGGGGCATCCGGTGGCCTGGGGCTGGGCGATGGGTGCGGCGGTGCTCGGTGCACTGTTCCTACGGGCCGAGCGGCGCTCCGCCGCGCCGCTGGTGGACCTTGCGCTGTTCCGTAACCGCCCGTACGTGGCGCTGACCGCGGGCGGCGCGCTCGCCAACTCCGCGACCGTGGCGCTGTTGTACGTGGTGCCGTGGGTGCTCCAGCAGGACGAGGGGTGGTCGGTGCGGGACGCGGGGGTGGCGTTTCTTGCACCGGCCGCCGCGCTGGCGATGGGCGGCCCGGTAGCCGGCCGGGTGCGGCCCACGGCCGCCGTGCCGGTGATGGCCGGCTGCCTCACCGCAGCCGCGGCCGCGCTGGGGTGGGCCGCGCACGGTACGGGCGCCCCCACGCTGTTGATGGCGTCGACGGGGGCCGCGGTGGCCCTGGGCGTGGCCGGCGGGCTGGCGCTCACCGGCACACAGGCGGTCGTCCGCCGCGAGCGGGCGGGCGAGGCGTCCGGGGTGACGAAGGCGGTGCTGACCGCCACGGCGGGGATCTGGCTCGCCGTCACCGGCGCCGGGGCGGGTGCCGTCACCGGTGAGGACGGGACGGGGAGCGTCGCCGGTAACGGGCCGGGCGGCCTCACCGGTGCAGGTGCAGGTGCGGGCGCCGGTGCCCGCCTCGCCCTGGCACTCCCCGCTGCCGCCTGCCTGGGCGCCGCCGCCGTCCTCGTCCTCATCCTCGTCCTCGTCCTCATGCTGCCGCTTCACCGGCTGCACAAGGGCCGGTTCGGCGAGGGCGACAAGGACCGGAGCACCCACCGGGCAGACCCTGCCCCCGACGAGCCCAGGCCGGGAGCCCCCGCAGCACAAACCGGACCGGCTGACACACAGCCCCCAACGCCGGGCGCACGGACCGGAAACGGATAA
- a CDS encoding MepB family protein: protein MATYSGGPSDHGPAPTAPWPDGESLHGELLAAKASVYDPCGFVCSRPVPEAESAEYAAHEFTLDGLSVRFRVGKTTPTKVGQFVTVWKRRPGGPIQPFDSTDPVDLFVISTRDDGRFGHFVFPREALCERGIVSRNGSGGKRAFRLYPPWVETTSRQARSTQAWQVKHFLPIPEDGSVDTARAWELYHP from the coding sequence ATGGCGACATATTCCGGGGGACCGTCGGACCACGGCCCCGCACCTACCGCACCATGGCCGGACGGGGAATCGCTGCACGGCGAACTGCTGGCGGCGAAGGCATCGGTGTATGACCCGTGCGGATTCGTCTGCTCGCGGCCGGTGCCCGAGGCCGAGAGTGCCGAGTATGCGGCGCATGAATTCACTCTCGACGGCTTGTCCGTCAGGTTCCGGGTGGGCAAAACCACTCCGACGAAGGTCGGACAGTTCGTCACGGTGTGGAAGCGGCGCCCCGGCGGGCCGATTCAGCCCTTCGATTCCACGGACCCGGTCGATCTCTTCGTGATCAGCACTCGCGACGACGGGCGGTTCGGGCACTTCGTCTTTCCGCGGGAGGCGCTCTGCGAGCGGGGCATCGTTTCCCGTAACGGCTCCGGTGGAAAGCGCGCTTTCCGTCTCTATCCGCCGTGGGTGGAGACGACCAGCCGCCAGGCCCGGAGCACGCAGGCGTGGCAGGTGAAGCACTTTCTGCCGATTCCCGAGGACGGTTCCGTCGATACGGCCCGTGCGTGGGAGCTGTATCACCCGTGA
- a CDS encoding MerR family transcriptional regulator, giving the protein MTPYEDGQLLTIGAFARACRLSPKALRLYDELGLLTPARVDPHSGYRHYAPAQLEQARLVAWLRRLGMPLARIREVGELAPAAAAGAVAAYWAQVEADTAARRDLAAFLVDQLTRKDTGMTASRTPLTMRCAALTDRGLVRPAQQDAAYAGPRLLAVADGYGPRGGPAATAAIDALKGLEHQDLASADLPGALEEAARRAHRAAPSADEATGSTLTALLRSGSRLALLHIGDSRAYVLRDSGLFRITHDHSPVQSLIDEGRLTPEEAPSHPQHGLLLRALDADTEFTPDVHLLEAHPGERYLLCTDGLTNVLPPDTIQAALTTATTPDQAVRDLVQLTHEAGAPDNVACVVAEISAAA; this is encoded by the coding sequence ATGACGCCGTACGAGGACGGTCAACTGCTGACCATCGGGGCGTTCGCACGGGCCTGCCGGCTCTCGCCGAAGGCACTGCGCCTCTACGACGAACTCGGCCTGCTGACCCCGGCCCGTGTCGATCCGCACAGCGGCTACCGCCACTACGCCCCGGCCCAGCTGGAGCAGGCCCGGCTGGTGGCCTGGCTGCGCCGGCTCGGGATGCCGCTGGCCCGCATCCGCGAGGTGGGCGAGCTGGCCCCGGCCGCGGCGGCCGGGGCGGTCGCCGCGTACTGGGCGCAGGTCGAGGCCGACACCGCGGCCCGCCGGGACCTGGCCGCCTTCCTCGTCGATCAACTGACGCGGAAGGACACCGGTATGACCGCATCCCGTACGCCCTTGACGATGCGCTGCGCCGCCCTGACCGACCGGGGCCTGGTGCGCCCGGCCCAGCAGGACGCGGCCTACGCGGGACCCCGGCTGCTGGCCGTGGCCGACGGCTACGGCCCGCGCGGCGGCCCGGCCGCCACCGCCGCCATCGACGCGCTCAAGGGCCTGGAGCACCAGGACCTGGCCTCGGCGGATCTCCCGGGCGCCCTGGAGGAGGCCGCCCGCCGCGCCCACCGCGCCGCCCCCTCGGCGGACGAGGCGACCGGCAGCACCCTCACCGCGCTGCTCCGCTCCGGCAGCCGGCTGGCGCTGCTGCACATCGGGGACTCGCGGGCCTATGTCCTGCGCGACTCCGGCCTGTTCCGCATCACCCACGACCACAGCCCGGTCCAGTCACTGATCGACGAGGGCCGGCTCACCCCCGAGGAAGCCCCGTCCCACCCGCAGCACGGCCTGCTGCTGCGCGCACTCGACGCGGACACCGAGTTCACCCCCGACGTGCACCTGCTCGAAGCCCACCCCGGGGAGCGCTATCTCCTGTGCACCGACGGCCTGACCAATGTCCTGCCCCCCGACACGATCCAGGCCGCACTCACCACCGCCACCACCCCCGACCAGGCCGTACGCGACCTCGTCCAACTGACCCACGAGGCGGGGGCGCCGGACAACGTGGCCTGTGTGGTGGCGGAGATATCGGCGGCGGCGTAG